One window from the genome of Marinobacter sp. LV10R510-11A encodes:
- a CDS encoding GGDEF domain-containing protein, giving the protein MAMILALFLIHYNGQSAGTYQITNGMVISFLGVSILSVRGPREWWLLLALPLAIFALFARARGLVLTELLPFMFDPLVMMVIGIVVSEALRQLRTGEFLARQELQELQEQATTNQLTALLNRRATHHLLEREHARAQRYGTGYSLILGDLDKFKHVNDRYGHNIGDIVLQETARRLGSHMRAQDALCRWGGEEILMMLPETDLDGALHVAEKIRLSFADEPMLAGEHRIPQTISLGVTNCRARDDIESAIKRADDALYQAKENGRNRAEAIPSPYSEHDSQADQIASVTKAH; this is encoded by the coding sequence ATGGCCATGATACTTGCTCTGTTTCTGATTCACTACAATGGGCAATCTGCCGGCACTTATCAGATAACCAATGGCATGGTCATCAGCTTTTTGGGGGTATCCATTCTCTCGGTTCGGGGCCCCAGGGAATGGTGGCTACTGCTTGCCTTGCCTCTGGCGATTTTTGCGCTCTTTGCCCGCGCACGGGGTTTGGTTCTTACCGAGCTACTGCCTTTTATGTTTGACCCTCTGGTTATGATGGTCATCGGCATAGTGGTGAGCGAGGCATTAAGACAACTGCGCACAGGAGAGTTTTTGGCCCGGCAGGAGCTCCAGGAGCTCCAAGAGCAGGCAACCACCAATCAACTAACCGCGTTGCTGAACCGCAGGGCCACGCACCATTTGTTGGAAAGAGAACACGCCCGGGCACAGAGGTACGGAACAGGCTACAGCCTGATACTTGGGGATCTCGACAAATTCAAGCACGTGAACGATCGTTATGGCCACAATATCGGGGATATTGTACTGCAAGAAACCGCACGCAGACTGGGCAGCCACATGCGCGCGCAAGATGCTTTATGCCGATGGGGCGGTGAGGAAATTCTAATGATGTTGCCGGAAACCGATCTGGATGGCGCCCTGCACGTGGCTGAAAAAATCCGTTTGTCTTTCGCCGACGAACCCATGCTTGCAGGCGAACACCGCATTCCACAAACCATCAGCCTGGGGGTCACTAATTGCCGTGCGCGCGATGACATTGAAAGCGCCATCAAACGAGCCGATGACGCTCTTTACCAAGCCAAAGAAAACGGCCGTAACCGCGCTGAAGCTATCCCTTCACCTTACTCTGAGCATGACTCACAAGCTGATCAGATTGCCTCAGTCACCAAGGCTCACTGA
- a CDS encoding DUF4202 domain-containing protein: protein MEQASLKCALDAIDNANREDLNEGVLAGESVPREYAYSLHMTRWLYELEPSPSGRMQIACRAQHIERWRMPRSDYPEGRKSYYEWRQACGRMHGRRAAEIMQSCGYPETECERVEVILTKRELRKDADTQLLEDVACMVFLEKYLAQFYADNAEYDREKWLRIMRRTWSKMSPRAHEQALALSAKLPDHLQLLMQEALADPG from the coding sequence ATGGAACAAGCATCTCTTAAGTGTGCTTTGGATGCGATTGACAATGCAAACCGTGAAGACCTCAACGAAGGCGTTTTGGCAGGTGAGTCCGTGCCAAGAGAGTATGCCTACAGCTTGCACATGACTCGCTGGCTGTATGAGCTGGAGCCTTCGCCTTCAGGTCGAATGCAGATTGCCTGTCGTGCCCAGCATATTGAACGCTGGAGAATGCCTCGCAGTGATTACCCTGAAGGCCGTAAATCCTATTACGAGTGGCGGCAGGCCTGCGGGCGCATGCATGGTCGCCGGGCCGCTGAGATTATGCAGAGCTGCGGTTATCCAGAGACCGAATGTGAGCGGGTTGAAGTGATTCTGACCAAGCGTGAGCTGCGTAAAGACGCGGACACCCAGCTGTTGGAGGACGTTGCCTGCATGGTGTTTCTGGAAAAATATCTTGCACAATTTTATGCGGATAATGCGGAGTACGATCGGGAGAAGTGGCTGAGAATCATGCGTCGAACCTGGAGCAAAATGTCGCCTCGCGCCCACGAACAAGCCCTGGCGTTATCGGCGAAGCTGCCGGATCATTTGCAGCTGCTGATGCAGGAAGCCTTGGCGGATCCTGGCTGA
- the trpC gene encoding indole-3-glycerol phosphate synthase TrpC, with amino-acid sequence MSKHSDKTPTILRKIVDRKWEEIETRKRTTSLEDLKARAGDQPGTRGFTNALRRRIEAGTPAVIAEIKKASPSKGILRDPFKPAEIAESYEQGGAACLSVLTDHDFFQGHEDYLVAARNACSLPVIRKDFMVAPYQIYEARTIGADCILLIAACLTKNQMQELEGIAHEIGMDVLVEVHNGEEMDDALTLTTPLVGINNRDLHSFDVSLDTTFDLHQRIGADRMAITESGIMTRADVEAMTGRGIYGFLVGESFMRAANPGEKLQELFFPR; translated from the coding sequence ATGAGCAAGCACAGCGACAAAACCCCAACCATCCTGCGCAAAATCGTCGACAGGAAGTGGGAAGAAATTGAAACCCGCAAGCGCACCACAAGCCTCGAGGATCTCAAAGCCCGCGCAGGCGACCAGCCGGGTACCCGTGGCTTTACTAATGCCCTGCGCCGGCGAATCGAAGCCGGCACACCCGCTGTTATCGCCGAGATCAAAAAGGCTTCACCCAGTAAAGGCATACTCCGCGACCCGTTCAAGCCCGCCGAGATCGCCGAAAGCTACGAACAGGGAGGCGCTGCCTGCTTGTCCGTGCTTACCGACCATGACTTTTTCCAGGGCCACGAAGACTATCTGGTTGCCGCCCGCAACGCCTGCAGCCTGCCGGTTATCCGCAAAGACTTCATGGTGGCGCCGTATCAGATCTACGAGGCCCGCACCATTGGCGCCGACTGCATACTCCTAATCGCAGCCTGCCTTACTAAAAACCAGATGCAGGAACTGGAAGGCATAGCCCACGAAATTGGAATGGACGTATTGGTAGAAGTGCACAACGGCGAAGAAATGGACGACGCGCTAACGCTTACAACCCCACTGGTCGGCATCAATAACCGCGACCTGCACAGCTTCGATGTTTCACTAGATACCACGTTTGACCTGCACCAGCGCATAGGCGCAGACCGCATGGCCATCACAGAAAGCGGCATTATGACCCGTGCCGATGTAGAAGCCATGACCGGCCGGGGCATCTACGGATTTCTGGTAGGCGAGTCGTTTATGCGCGCAGCCAACCCCGGTGAAAAACTGCAAGAATTGTTTTTCCCCCGATAG
- the trpD gene encoding anthranilate phosphoribosyltransferase yields MNMKDALNRVAENLDMSREEMKSVMRTVMNGEATDAQIGALLMGLRTKSETVDEITGAVEVMRELVSGVTIKAEPLVDIVGTGGDGANLFNVSSAAAFVVAAAGGFVAKHGNRAVSSKSGSADLIEQAGINLNLTPEQVARCVEEIGVGFMFAPAHHGAMKHAVGPRKEMGCRTLFNILGPMTNPAGVKHQLVGVFSKALCRPMAEVLQKLGSEHIMVVASKDGLDEISLASATHVAELKNGEIIEYDITPEELGIKSQTLVGLSVDTAEESLNLIKAAFGRSHDEMAEKARDLIALNAGAAIYIAGLAPTAKMGVEMALDAMGSGLAAGKLSELADFSHCF; encoded by the coding sequence ATGAACATGAAAGACGCACTGAACCGGGTCGCCGAAAACCTAGACATGTCCCGGGAAGAGATGAAAAGCGTGATGCGCACCGTGATGAACGGCGAAGCCACCGACGCCCAAATTGGCGCCCTGCTGATGGGCCTGCGCACAAAAAGTGAAACCGTTGATGAGATTACCGGCGCCGTGGAAGTCATGCGCGAACTGGTCTCTGGCGTAACGATAAAAGCAGAGCCGCTGGTAGACATAGTAGGTACCGGCGGCGACGGCGCTAACCTATTCAACGTCTCCTCCGCCGCCGCTTTTGTTGTAGCGGCCGCCGGCGGTTTTGTGGCCAAGCATGGTAACCGTGCGGTTTCATCCAAAAGCGGCAGCGCCGACCTAATTGAACAGGCGGGAATTAACCTCAACCTCACACCGGAACAAGTCGCCCGCTGCGTAGAAGAAATTGGCGTCGGCTTCATGTTCGCCCCGGCCCATCACGGCGCCATGAAACACGCCGTCGGCCCGCGCAAAGAGATGGGCTGCCGCACCCTATTTAACATCCTCGGCCCCATGACCAACCCTGCCGGCGTTAAACACCAGTTAGTGGGTGTGTTCAGCAAAGCCCTTTGCCGCCCCATGGCCGAAGTGCTGCAAAAACTCGGCTCCGAACACATCATGGTGGTTGCTTCAAAAGATGGGCTGGACGAAATAAGCCTGGCTAGCGCCACCCATGTGGCTGAACTGAAAAACGGCGAGATCATTGAATACGACATCACCCCGGAAGAGCTGGGCATCAAAAGCCAAACTCTCGTTGGCCTGTCTGTTGATACTGCAGAAGAATCCCTAAATCTGATCAAAGCCGCCTTCGGTCGCAGCCACGACGAAATGGCAGAAAAGGCCCGGGACTTGATCGCCCTTAATGCCGGCGCCGCCATCTACATTGCAGGCCTGGCCCCAACAGCGAAAATGGGCGTAGAAATGGCCCTAGACGCCATGGGCTCTGGACTGGCTGCCGGTAAACTGTCGGAGTTGGCTGACTTTTCCCACTGTTTCTGA
- a CDS encoding anthranilate synthase component II codes for MLLMLDNYDSFTYNVVQYLAELGADVQVHRNDEITVEQIEALNPERLVISPGPCTPNEAGVSMEVIRHFAGKVPILGVCLGHQAIGQVFGGSIIRAGRVMHGKVSPVYHNSNGVFRGLNNPLQATRYHSLVIEQASLPECLEMTAWTRNSDGSVEEIMGVRHKTLAIEGVQFHPESIMSEQGHELLRNFLRTQ; via the coding sequence ATGCTATTAATGCTGGATAACTACGATTCCTTCACCTACAACGTGGTGCAGTATCTCGCGGAGCTGGGCGCCGATGTGCAGGTGCACCGCAACGACGAAATCACCGTGGAACAGATCGAGGCCCTGAATCCCGAACGGCTGGTGATCTCGCCCGGCCCCTGCACACCGAATGAGGCCGGGGTTTCCATGGAGGTCATCCGTCACTTTGCCGGTAAGGTCCCCATACTCGGCGTTTGCCTAGGCCACCAGGCCATCGGCCAGGTGTTTGGCGGAAGCATCATCCGCGCCGGGCGAGTGATGCACGGCAAAGTGTCACCGGTGTACCACAACAGCAACGGCGTGTTCCGCGGCCTCAACAACCCACTACAGGCAACCCGCTATCACAGCCTGGTGATTGAACAGGCCAGCCTGCCGGAATGCCTGGAAATGACCGCCTGGACTCGCAACAGCGACGGCAGCGTAGAAGAAATCATGGGCGTGCGCCACAAAACCCTGGCCATCGAAGGGGTGCAGTTTCACCCGGAATCGATCATGAGCGAACAGGGCCACGAACTGCTGCGCAACTTCCTGCGAACCCAATAA
- the trpE gene encoding anthranilate synthase component I — protein sequence MTSEQFHKLAQAGFNRIPVYREVLADMDTPLSTYLKLASGPYSYLFESVQGGEKWGRYSIIGLPSQEVLKVFDHRVEIRRHGELIDRQGELLESAEVDDPLAFVASYQERFNAPDLEELPRFNGGLVGYFGYDTVRYIEKRLATSCPPDRIGTPDILLMVSNELVVFDNLRGKLHLIVHVDPADEGGYEQAQLRLDELEQKLHRQTANTPKTPAHLRGKTVDESEFVSGFSQEKFEAAVDKIKDYVLDGDVMQTVISQRMSIPFEAPPLNLYRSLRVLNPSPYMYFLDLDDFHIVGSSPEILARMEDREVTVRPIAGTRKRGATEAEDRALEAELLADPKEIAEHLMLIDLGRNDAGRVSETGTVRLTERMAVERYSHVMHIVSNVTGQVKDGISCLDVLKATLPAGTLSGAPKTRAMEIIDELEPVKRGVYGGAVGYLSFNGNMDTAIAIRTAVIKDKTLHVQAGAGIVADSVPRLEWKETMNKGRAIFRAVAMTYNDFDH from the coding sequence ATGACTTCCGAACAATTCCACAAGCTGGCACAGGCTGGCTTCAATCGTATCCCCGTGTATCGTGAAGTACTCGCGGACATGGACACCCCTTTAAGCACCTATCTCAAACTGGCCAGCGGGCCATACTCCTACCTGTTTGAATCGGTGCAGGGTGGTGAAAAATGGGGCCGCTACTCCATCATCGGTCTGCCCAGCCAAGAAGTACTCAAAGTATTTGATCACCGTGTTGAGATTCGCCGACATGGTGAGCTGATCGACCGCCAGGGCGAATTGCTAGAAAGCGCCGAGGTGGACGACCCGCTGGCGTTCGTTGCCAGCTACCAGGAACGCTTCAACGCCCCCGATCTGGAAGAGCTTCCACGCTTCAACGGTGGCCTAGTGGGCTACTTTGGTTACGACACCGTGCGCTACATCGAGAAGCGCCTTGCAACCAGCTGCCCCCCAGATCGCATTGGCACGCCCGACATACTGCTGATGGTGTCCAATGAACTGGTGGTGTTCGACAACCTCCGTGGCAAGCTGCACCTGATCGTGCACGTAGACCCAGCCGATGAAGGCGGCTACGAGCAGGCCCAACTAAGACTCGACGAACTCGAGCAGAAACTGCACCGACAAACCGCCAACACCCCGAAAACACCGGCGCACCTACGCGGCAAAACGGTAGATGAAAGCGAGTTTGTGTCTGGCTTCAGCCAGGAAAAGTTCGAAGCGGCGGTCGACAAAATCAAAGACTACGTGCTGGATGGCGACGTGATGCAAACCGTCATTTCCCAGCGCATGTCGATTCCGTTTGAGGCTCCACCTCTGAACCTGTACCGCTCGCTGCGGGTGTTGAACCCTTCGCCGTACATGTACTTTCTGGATCTGGACGATTTTCACATTGTCGGTTCGTCGCCGGAAATCCTGGCGCGCATGGAAGACCGCGAGGTGACCGTTCGCCCCATCGCCGGCACGCGCAAACGCGGCGCCACCGAGGCCGAAGACCGCGCTCTGGAAGCCGAGCTGCTGGCTGACCCGAAAGAAATCGCCGAGCACCTGATGCTGATTGATCTGGGCCGCAACGACGCCGGGCGCGTTTCCGAAACCGGCACCGTGCGGCTGACCGAGAGAATGGCAGTTGAACGGTACTCCCACGTGATGCACATAGTGTCCAACGTAACCGGCCAAGTAAAAGACGGCATCAGTTGTCTCGATGTGCTCAAGGCCACCCTGCCCGCTGGCACGCTGAGCGGCGCACCGAAAACCCGGGCTATGGAAATCATTGACGAACTTGAGCCGGTGAAGCGTGGCGTGTACGGCGGCGCAGTTGGCTACCTCTCGTTCAACGGCAACATGGACACCGCCATTGCCATCCGCACCGCCGTGATCAAGGACAAAACCCTGCACGTCCAGGCCGGCGCGGGCATAGTCGCCGACTCTGTACCTCGCCTTGAGTGGAAAGAAACCATGAACAAGGGCCGCGCCATCTTTCGCGCAGTGGCCATGACCTACAACGATTTTGACCACTGA
- a CDS encoding phosphoglycolate phosphatase yields the protein MSLAGLFNARWPGVALFDLDGTLVDSAPDLAAAVDRTLEQLGRKPAGIEQVRKWVGNGSPILMRRALAGKADWEPASAADDALFNDALALFFNNYQELNGQHAVVYPGVEACLETLNERGCRMAVVTNKPEQFVTPLLEQMGIEHHFQLIVGGDTLSTKKPDPEPLLHAMEALHGSRGTTVMIGDSAADVSAAQAAGIPCVAVTYGYNFGRSVQALGADAVVDSLSELL from the coding sequence ATGAGCCTGGCCGGTCTGTTTAACGCCCGCTGGCCGGGGGTTGCGCTGTTTGATCTCGATGGCACTCTGGTAGACAGCGCGCCGGATTTAGCAGCGGCTGTTGACCGCACCCTTGAACAGCTCGGGCGCAAACCGGCCGGCATTGAACAGGTTCGCAAATGGGTGGGCAACGGCTCGCCCATACTGATGCGGCGCGCACTGGCTGGCAAAGCCGACTGGGAACCTGCAAGCGCCGCAGACGACGCTTTATTTAATGATGCCCTAGCCTTGTTTTTCAACAACTACCAGGAGCTTAACGGCCAGCATGCGGTGGTTTACCCAGGTGTTGAAGCCTGCCTTGAGACATTGAATGAACGTGGCTGTCGCATGGCCGTGGTGACCAATAAGCCTGAACAGTTTGTGACGCCTCTGCTTGAGCAGATGGGCATTGAGCATCATTTCCAACTGATTGTGGGTGGTGACACCCTAAGCACAAAAAAACCGGATCCCGAGCCATTACTTCACGCCATGGAGGCTCTTCATGGCAGTCGCGGAACCACAGTGATGATTGGCGATTCTGCAGCAGACGTTAGTGCCGCCCAGGCAGCGGGCATTCCCTGCGTGGCCGTCACCTATGGCTATAACTTTGGCCGCTCGGTGCAGGCACTGGGAGCAGACGCTGTGGTTGATTCCCTGAGCGAGCTTTTGTAA
- the rpe gene encoding ribulose-phosphate 3-epimerase, with translation MNPYLIAPSILSADFARLGEEVDNVLAAGADVVHFDVMDNHYVPNLTIGPMICEALRKHGVTAPIDVHLMVSPVDDLIRMFIDAGASYITFHPEASQHIDRSLQLIREGGCKAGLVFNPATPLHHMDHVMDKLDMVLMMSVNPGFGGQKFIPGTLDKLREARKRIDASNYNIRLEIDGGVKTDNIREIAEAGADTFVAGSAIFNTDDYKATIDAMRLELEHASTALGHTVSGQ, from the coding sequence ATGAATCCTTACCTGATTGCCCCATCTATTCTATCTGCTGATTTTGCCCGCCTGGGTGAAGAAGTGGATAACGTTCTTGCCGCCGGCGCAGACGTGGTGCATTTTGACGTTATGGACAACCATTATGTGCCTAACCTGACCATCGGGCCGATGATTTGTGAAGCATTGCGCAAGCACGGCGTTACCGCCCCCATTGACGTACACCTGATGGTATCGCCGGTCGATGACCTGATTCGCATGTTCATTGACGCCGGTGCCAGCTATATCACTTTCCACCCGGAGGCATCCCAGCATATTGATCGCTCCCTGCAGCTGATTCGCGAGGGCGGCTGCAAGGCCGGCTTGGTGTTCAACCCGGCCACCCCGTTGCACCACATGGATCACGTGATGGACAAGCTCGACATGGTACTGATGATGTCGGTCAACCCAGGCTTCGGTGGCCAAAAGTTCATTCCCGGCACCCTGGACAAGCTGCGGGAAGCCCGTAAGCGCATTGATGCCAGTAACTACAACATTCGGTTGGAAATCGATGGCGGCGTGAAAACCGACAACATTCGTGAAATTGCCGAAGCCGGTGCAGACACCTTTGTTGCAGGCTCGGCTATCTTCAACACGGATGACTACAAAGCCACCATCGATGCCATGCGCCTAGAATTGGAACACGCCAGCACGGCGCTGGGCCACACGGTGTCGGGCCAATGA
- a CDS encoding DUF3530 family protein — translation MRRFRTISRSGYRSDVCGWLVIALLTGGVLPTCAYAQNKDESPEPAQVPTGEVRGAVTSGLGERKLSQSFPDAALWLDLADGARTLALLWPEREAPARGGLLILADEGGNPESGLTGALARELAHRNFAVLTLGLESPPLAIERILERPVTKPGLDTEPYERGPEATSPATIDVLASDAVDELEVAYRSRIREQLVAGVAALKARDYELVAVVGIGRGSNHIVLYAAELGGSPALIWVAPKLYPQDSEKLAVALEGASVPRILELSSSDEREQRRAGLKRARVEGFSLQLMGSGDLLSPRNGKTLAGRISAWLNPK, via the coding sequence GTGCGCCGATTCAGAACAATAAGCCGCAGCGGCTACCGCAGTGATGTTTGCGGGTGGCTAGTGATTGCCCTACTGACGGGCGGCGTGCTACCCACATGCGCATACGCCCAGAACAAAGACGAATCTCCAGAACCCGCTCAAGTGCCGACGGGGGAAGTGCGAGGCGCTGTAACGTCTGGGCTGGGCGAGCGGAAGCTTAGCCAGAGCTTTCCGGATGCCGCACTGTGGCTTGATCTTGCGGATGGCGCCCGCACCTTGGCGCTGCTTTGGCCCGAGCGTGAAGCGCCTGCCCGGGGCGGGCTGCTCATTCTGGCAGATGAGGGTGGAAACCCAGAGTCAGGGCTGACGGGTGCTCTCGCTCGAGAGCTGGCACATCGAAACTTTGCTGTACTTACTCTGGGTCTGGAATCGCCACCGTTGGCCATTGAGCGAATTCTGGAGCGCCCCGTCACGAAACCCGGATTAGACACGGAGCCATACGAGCGGGGCCCAGAAGCTACCAGTCCTGCCACAATTGACGTGCTGGCCTCTGATGCTGTGGATGAACTGGAAGTAGCCTATCGCTCCCGTATCCGCGAGCAGCTAGTGGCAGGTGTTGCCGCCCTAAAGGCGCGTGACTATGAACTCGTTGCCGTGGTGGGGATTGGGCGTGGTAGCAATCATATTGTGTTATACGCGGCAGAGTTGGGTGGGTCTCCGGCCCTAATTTGGGTAGCCCCGAAGCTATACCCCCAGGACTCCGAAAAATTGGCGGTGGCATTAGAGGGGGCGTCGGTACCGCGCATTCTGGAGCTTTCATCATCCGATGAGCGCGAACAGCGTAGAGCGGGCCTGAAGCGGGCTAGAGTCGAAGGCTTCAGTCTCCAGCTTATGGGCTCGGGTGATTTGTTGTCGCCGCGAAACGGGAAGACTCTGGCGGGAAGAATTTCAGCTTGGCTCAACCCAAAATAG
- a CDS encoding molecular chaperone DjlA: MATHTAHPSLPPRMEAAFSDLLQKLSAADHRAHTLIGHTRLPWWCRRPLFFFLGYIAKAEGRVSEQDIGFAESLITALKLSKRQRRKAIRNFERGKTSDTLPPLCGLTLRLSHGTRPSPALKVAICLCHAAQLKGRPNKSRLYRCEDVIDQTGLPVTISEDIFDSYAARVWGDTSDLPAMPVNLEQACALFGATRRDSLAVIKRTYRKKVSECHPDKLAQQHLSPAQRAVAKETLLRYQHAWELIKRHHNLN, from the coding sequence ATGGCGACCCACACCGCGCACCCAAGCCTGCCGCCGCGCATGGAGGCCGCTTTCTCAGATCTCCTACAGAAGCTCTCTGCCGCTGACCACCGCGCACATACGCTGATCGGCCATACGAGACTACCCTGGTGGTGTCGGCGCCCACTGTTTTTCTTTTTGGGCTACATAGCCAAAGCCGAAGGGCGAGTGTCTGAACAGGACATCGGCTTTGCCGAAAGTCTCATCACAGCGCTCAAGCTGTCAAAACGACAGCGACGCAAAGCCATACGAAATTTCGAGCGTGGCAAAACATCAGACACGCTTCCGCCGTTATGCGGGCTCACGTTAAGGTTGAGCCACGGCACTAGGCCTTCCCCAGCCCTGAAAGTCGCCATCTGCCTGTGCCACGCCGCCCAGCTAAAAGGCCGACCCAATAAGTCTCGCCTTTACCGCTGCGAGGATGTCATTGACCAAACTGGGCTTCCCGTTACAATCAGCGAAGACATTTTTGACAGCTACGCCGCCAGAGTATGGGGCGACACCAGTGACCTACCTGCAATGCCTGTAAATCTTGAGCAAGCCTGTGCCCTGTTTGGCGCAACCCGACGGGACTCTCTGGCAGTTATCAAACGCACATATCGGAAAAAAGTGTCTGAGTGCCACCCAGACAAGCTAGCGCAGCAGCACCTCAGCCCAGCCCAAAGAGCGGTCGCCAAAGAAACTCTATTGCGCTACCAGCACGCCTGGGAACTTATCAAGCGACACCACAATCTAAACTGA
- the murU gene encoding N-acetylmuramate alpha-1-phosphate uridylyltransferase MurU gives MKAMILAAGKGERMRPLTLTTPKPLLSAGGKPLIEYHLERLHRAGFRDVVINHAWLGEQIEYTLGDGERFGLSLHYSREGEPLETAGGIVRALPLLSCPDTDWFMVINGDVWADFDLTRLQPPAAGEQPAVDAILVLADNPSHNRHGDFCLKGNGMLSEECAFKEGEKLTFAGISLLHRRLFEGLTDQAGKLGPVLREAMSGGRVAGLHHRGLWVDVGTPEQLRALDQQLATQEP, from the coding sequence GTGAAAGCGATGATTCTTGCCGCAGGAAAGGGGGAGCGCATGCGGCCACTAACGCTTACCACCCCCAAGCCCCTGCTTAGTGCCGGCGGCAAACCGCTTATTGAATACCACCTGGAGCGCCTTCACCGTGCCGGCTTTCGGGATGTGGTCATCAACCACGCGTGGCTTGGAGAACAGATTGAATACACCTTAGGCGATGGCGAGCGGTTCGGGCTTTCGCTGCACTACTCACGCGAAGGCGAACCGCTGGAGACCGCAGGCGGTATTGTCCGCGCCCTACCGTTGCTTTCGTGCCCTGACACCGACTGGTTTATGGTTATCAACGGTGATGTTTGGGCTGATTTTGACCTTACCCGGCTTCAACCACCGGCAGCCGGCGAACAGCCTGCCGTCGATGCCATTCTGGTGTTGGCAGACAACCCCTCCCACAATCGCCATGGCGATTTTTGCTTGAAAGGCAACGGCATGCTCTCTGAGGAGTGTGCGTTTAAAGAGGGCGAGAAGCTGACTTTTGCCGGCATTAGCCTTCTGCACCGAAGGCTGTTTGAAGGACTAACGGACCAGGCCGGAAAGCTCGGGCCTGTGCTGCGGGAGGCCATGAGCGGAGGCCGGGTAGCCGGGCTGCACCACCGCGGTCTCTGGGTGGATGTAGGAACACCGGAACAGCTGCGGGCGCTGGACCAGCAATTAGCCACTCAGGAGCCTTAG
- a CDS encoding aminoglycoside phosphotransferase family protein: MDNRLQMLTTWVRQFSGFENADAHPVSGDASFRRYFRVFKAASDNNTLPAKPFIVMDSPPEKEDCGPFVTIGRHWHQAGIAVPQIFEADPVRGFLLLEDFGDQLMLSQLSPSTANTLYQSALDELVIIQQLPATPEHPLPAYDTALLNREMALFRDWLLEGYLGLELNNIEKSMLDTTFALLRENALAQPSVTVHRDYHSRNLLMREHSSRPGVIDFQDAVAGPVTYDAVSLLKDCYIQWPEEQIGEWLETFREQTLAAGLHRADSDTFRQWFELMGMQRHLKAAGIFARLAMRDHKPRYLEDIPRTVSYLLGASKRQPALRHFHEWLTAVAVPRIEELIGPVPGQEHVAP, translated from the coding sequence ATGGACAACCGCCTGCAAATGCTGACCACCTGGGTCAGACAGTTTTCCGGCTTTGAAAATGCCGATGCCCACCCCGTTTCTGGCGACGCTAGTTTCCGGCGTTATTTCCGGGTTTTCAAAGCGGCCAGCGACAACAATACCCTGCCCGCCAAACCGTTCATTGTTATGGATTCGCCTCCGGAGAAGGAGGACTGCGGGCCATTCGTAACGATTGGCAGGCACTGGCATCAAGCAGGGATTGCCGTTCCACAGATTTTTGAAGCCGATCCTGTGCGCGGCTTTTTGCTGCTGGAAGACTTCGGCGACCAGCTAATGCTAAGCCAGCTTAGCCCCAGCACCGCCAACACGCTCTACCAAAGCGCATTGGACGAGCTCGTTATTATTCAGCAGTTGCCCGCAACGCCTGAGCATCCACTGCCTGCCTACGACACCGCCTTGCTGAATCGCGAAATGGCGCTGTTCCGGGATTGGCTGTTGGAAGGCTACCTTGGACTGGAGCTAAATAACATCGAAAAGTCCATGCTCGACACCACCTTCGCACTGCTTCGTGAGAACGCTCTGGCCCAGCCCAGCGTTACCGTACACCGGGACTATCACTCACGGAACTTGCTGATGCGGGAACACAGCAGTCGCCCCGGCGTTATCGATTTTCAGGATGCAGTAGCCGGGCCGGTTACCTACGATGCCGTCTCGTTGCTCAAGGATTGCTACATTCAATGGCCCGAAGAGCAGATTGGCGAATGGCTAGAGACCTTCCGCGAGCAAACCTTGGCAGCAGGCCTACACCGTGCCGATAGCGACACGTTCCGCCAATGGTTTGAGCTCATGGGCATGCAGCGCCATCTGAAAGCTGCGGGTATTTTTGCCAGACTCGCCATGCGGGATCACAAACCGCGCTATTTGGAGGACATTCCCCGTACGGTGAGTTACCTGCTTGGCGCCAGCAAACGGCAGCCAGCGTTGCGACATTTCCATGAGTGGCTGACGGCGGTTGCGGTACCCCGGATTGAAGAACTAATCGGTCCCGTTCCGGGCCAGGAGCATGTGGCACCGTGA